Proteins encoded by one window of Hemiscyllium ocellatum isolate sHemOce1 chromosome 50, sHemOce1.pat.X.cur, whole genome shotgun sequence:
- the LOC132805478 gene encoding solute carrier family 25 member 44-like isoform X2 produces MDDKRKIPIIEWQDLDKGKFYALGLVMTMAIRVSVYPFTLIRTRLQVQRGASLYAGTFDAFAKILRAEGVPGLYRGFLVNSLTLASGQCYVTTYELTRQYAARHTDSNAVKSVMAGGAASLVAQSLTVPIDVLSQHLMVQGQALGRFRDAAPTGRGMGRAKEVVVQILRLDGARGFYRGYAASLLTYIPNSALWWPFYHLYTAFLRDSQFLSPPPGSGCSWAHGSCNILHSHQPHGRYPRPSSGGRLPLDGADLQGADAGGGGLGPE; encoded by the exons atgGACGACAAGAGGAAGATCCCGATCATCGAGTGGCAGGACTTGGACAAGGGGAAGTTTTACGCCCTCGGGCTGGTGATGACTATGGCCATTCGGGTCAGCGTCTACCCCTTCACCCTGATCCGCACCCGCCTGCAGGTGCAGCGCGGCGCCAGCCTGTACGCGGGCACCTTCGACGCCTTCGCGAAGATCCTGCGAGCCGAGGGCGTGCCCGGCCTGTACCGGGGCTTCCTGGTCAACAGCCTCACCCTGGCCTCAGGCCAGTGCTACGTCACCACCTACGAGCTGACCCGGCAGTACGCGGCGCGCCACACCGACAGCAATGCGGTCAAGTCGGTGATGGCGGGGGGAGCCGCCTCGCTGGTGGCGCAGAGCCTCACGGTGCCCATCGATGTCCTCTCGCAGCACCTGATGGTGCAGGGGCAGGCCCTGGGCCGCTTCCGGGACGCGGCGCCCACCGGCCGGGGGATGGGCCGGGCCAAGGAGGTGGTGGTCCAGATCCTGCGGCTGGACGGCGCGCGGGGCTTCTACCGGGGCTACGCCGCCTCGCTGCTCACCTACATCCCCAACAGCGCCCTGTGGTGGCCGTTCTACCACCTGTACACAG CTTTCCTACGTGACTCCCAGTTTCTGTCCCCACCTCCTGGTTCAGGCTGTAGCTGGGCCCATGGCAGCTGCAACATCCTCCACTCTCACCAACCCCATGGACGTTATCCGCGCCCGAGTTCAG GTGGGCGGTTGCCGCTCGATGGCGCAGACCTTCAGGGAGCTGATGCAGGAGGAGGGGGCCTGGGGCCTGAGTAA
- the LOC132805478 gene encoding solute carrier family 25 member 44-like isoform X1, with protein MDDKRKIPIIEWQDLDKGKFYALGLVMTMAIRVSVYPFTLIRTRLQVQRGASLYAGTFDAFAKILRAEGVPGLYRGFLVNSLTLASGQCYVTTYELTRQYAARHTDSNAVKSVMAGGAASLVAQSLTVPIDVLSQHLMVQGQALGRFRDAAPTGRGMGRAKEVVVQILRLDGARGFYRGYAASLLTYIPNSALWWPFYHLYTEQLSYVTPSFCPHLLVQAVAGPMAAATSSTLTNPMDVIRARVQVGGCRSMAQTFRELMQEEGAWGLSKGLSARILSATPSALCIVVGYETLKKLSLRPELVDSRHW; from the exons atgGACGACAAGAGGAAGATCCCGATCATCGAGTGGCAGGACTTGGACAAGGGGAAGTTTTACGCCCTCGGGCTGGTGATGACTATGGCCATTCGGGTCAGCGTCTACCCCTTCACCCTGATCCGCACCCGCCTGCAGGTGCAGCGCGGCGCCAGCCTGTACGCGGGCACCTTCGACGCCTTCGCGAAGATCCTGCGAGCCGAGGGCGTGCCCGGCCTGTACCGGGGCTTCCTGGTCAACAGCCTCACCCTGGCCTCAGGCCAGTGCTACGTCACCACCTACGAGCTGACCCGGCAGTACGCGGCGCGCCACACCGACAGCAATGCGGTCAAGTCGGTGATGGCGGGGGGAGCCGCCTCGCTGGTGGCGCAGAGCCTCACGGTGCCCATCGATGTCCTCTCGCAGCACCTGATGGTGCAGGGGCAGGCCCTGGGCCGCTTCCGGGACGCGGCGCCCACCGGCCGGGGGATGGGCCGGGCCAAGGAGGTGGTGGTCCAGATCCTGCGGCTGGACGGCGCGCGGGGCTTCTACCGGGGCTACGCCGCCTCGCTGCTCACCTACATCCCCAACAGCGCCCTGTGGTGGCCGTTCTACCACCTGTACACAG AGCAGCTTTCCTACGTGACTCCCAGTTTCTGTCCCCACCTCCTGGTTCAGGCTGTAGCTGGGCCCATGGCAGCTGCAACATCCTCCACTCTCACCAACCCCATGGACGTTATCCGCGCCCGAGTTCAG GTGGGCGGTTGCCGCTCGATGGCGCAGACCTTCAGGGAGCTGATGCAGGAGGAGGGGGCCTGGGGCCTGAGTAAGGGCCTTTCTGCCCGCATCCTCTCTGCCACCCCGTCCGCGCTCTGCATCGTGGTGGGCTACGAGACCCTGAAGAAGCTGAGCCTGCGCCCGGAGCTGGTGGATTCCCGGCACTGGTAG